From Haloglomus litoreum, the proteins below share one genomic window:
- a CDS encoding zinc-dependent alcohol dehydrogenase: MEAIVCTDFGESTVREVERPDPGPDEVLVAVDRVQLSVTECRLYQGDPIAHHETVRARLEAGDGRLFGHEFCATVVETGAEVGDLAAGDRVYAPGKLPCGSCRYCETGHEEYCPDKRGIGYDLPGALAEFAALPAAPLRAVPDGVSDAACAALQPFASALLCALEADISPGDTVCTVGTGVMGYACGQLALSLGAGTVVAVDVVPAKLDRAADRGLVPVDARESDPVAAVRELTDGVGADVVFEAVGGDQSHGTDGDGPLAGAFRTARNGGTVVQVGHVVGDLTLTPRHLRLRNVDWVNPARGVRQVGPNADTGTLAAALVADDRADIESYVTHELDGLAAFETAVDIGLHPENYDALGPAQLRL, encoded by the coding sequence ATGGAGGCCATCGTCTGTACCGACTTCGGCGAGTCGACGGTCCGCGAGGTCGAGCGGCCCGACCCCGGCCCAGACGAGGTGCTCGTCGCCGTCGACCGGGTCCAGTTGAGCGTCACCGAGTGTCGACTCTACCAGGGAGACCCCATCGCCCACCACGAGACCGTCCGAGCGCGCCTCGAGGCCGGCGACGGGCGGCTGTTCGGCCACGAGTTCTGTGCCACGGTCGTCGAGACCGGAGCCGAGGTCGGCGACCTGGCCGCCGGCGACCGGGTGTACGCCCCCGGGAAGCTGCCCTGTGGGTCCTGCCGGTACTGCGAGACGGGCCACGAGGAGTACTGCCCGGACAAGCGCGGTATCGGCTACGACCTCCCGGGGGCACTGGCCGAGTTCGCCGCCCTCCCGGCGGCACCGCTCCGGGCGGTGCCCGACGGCGTCTCGGACGCCGCGTGCGCGGCCCTCCAGCCGTTCGCGAGCGCGCTGCTCTGCGCACTCGAGGCGGATATCTCCCCGGGAGACACCGTCTGTACGGTCGGTACGGGCGTGATGGGGTACGCTTGCGGACAGCTCGCGCTGTCGCTCGGCGCGGGCACCGTCGTCGCCGTCGATGTCGTGCCGGCGAAGCTGGATCGGGCCGCGGACCGGGGGCTGGTTCCCGTCGACGCCCGCGAGTCCGACCCGGTCGCGGCCGTCCGCGAACTGACCGACGGGGTCGGCGCGGACGTGGTCTTCGAGGCCGTCGGCGGCGACCAGTCCCACGGGACCGACGGCGACGGACCGCTCGCCGGGGCGTTCCGGACGGCCCGCAACGGCGGGACCGTCGTCCAGGTCGGCCACGTGGTCGGCGACCTGACGCTCACGCCGCGGCACCTCCGGCTGCGGAACGTCGACTGGGTCAATCCCGCCCGCGGCGTCCGGCAGGTCGGACCGAACGCCGACACGGGCACGCTCGCGGCGGCACTCGTCGCCGACGACCGGGCCGACATCGAGTCGTACGTGACCCACGAACTCGACGGGCTCGCGGCGTTCGAGACCGCCGTCGACATCGGCCTCCACCCGGAGAACTACGACGCACTCGGCCCGGCACAGCTCCGTCTCTAG
- a CDS encoding zinc-binding dehydrogenase: MRAYVLPAFGAADAFEARDIPMPEPGPNEVRVRVHATSVNPLDARVRAEGEGLVELPAVLGYDVSGVVDAVGAGVERFDPGDEVFYTPELFEQGSYAEYHVERADIVAHKPPSLSHEEAASLPVVACTAWEALVDRAGVRLGETVLVHGGGGVGSQAVQIAAAAGARVVCTTGPASVDLVADLGADRAIDYRETDFVEALADDPDGMDVVFSTVGGDALERSVEVMNETGRIVDVVGEAGDVGGPAKLKNVAVDFMALTRRAETLESVARLVARGQLEPVIDSVHPLSEVGAAHRKLEAGGLQGKLVLTVDE, translated from the coding sequence ATGCGAGCCTACGTTCTCCCAGCGTTCGGTGCGGCGGACGCCTTCGAAGCGCGCGACATCCCGATGCCGGAACCGGGGCCGAACGAGGTCCGGGTCCGGGTCCACGCGACGAGCGTGAACCCTCTCGACGCCCGCGTCAGGGCCGAGGGCGAGGGACTCGTCGAACTCCCGGCGGTCCTCGGCTACGACGTCTCCGGCGTCGTGGACGCCGTCGGCGCGGGGGTCGAGCGGTTCGACCCCGGTGACGAGGTGTTCTACACGCCCGAGCTGTTCGAGCAGGGGAGCTACGCGGAGTACCACGTCGAGCGGGCCGACATCGTGGCCCACAAACCGCCGAGCCTCTCGCACGAGGAGGCGGCGAGCCTCCCGGTCGTCGCGTGTACGGCCTGGGAGGCGCTGGTCGACCGGGCGGGCGTGCGGCTGGGCGAGACGGTGCTGGTCCACGGCGGCGGTGGCGTCGGGTCACAGGCCGTCCAGATCGCCGCCGCCGCCGGCGCGCGCGTCGTCTGCACCACCGGCCCGGCGTCGGTCGACCTCGTCGCGGACCTCGGCGCCGACCGGGCCATCGACTACCGGGAGACCGACTTCGTCGAGGCACTGGCCGACGACCCCGACGGGATGGACGTCGTGTTCTCGACCGTCGGCGGCGACGCCCTCGAGCGGTCGGTCGAGGTGATGAACGAGACGGGTCGCATCGTCGACGTCGTCGGCGAGGCGGGCGACGTGGGCGGGCCCGCGAAGCTGAAGAACGTCGCCGTCGACTTCATGGCGCTCACGCGGCGTGCCGAGACGCTCGAGTCGGTCGCGCGGCTGGTCGCGCGGGGGCAGCTGGAACCGGTCATCGACAGCGTCCACCCCCTCTCCGAGGTCGGGGCGGCCCACCGGAAACTGGAGGCGGGGGGCCTCCAGGGGAAACTCGTCCTCACTGTGGACGAGTGA
- a CDS encoding SDR family oxidoreductase has protein sequence MYGNTVNALLDGDTAVVTGAASGIGRATALRFAEHGAAVVVADVRERPREGGTTTVDRIRAATDAEAAFVECDVTDRSAVERAVEAAEAFGGVDIMVNNAGVLVQQPFLETDEATFDRMMGVNVKGTFFGAQVAAARMVERDGGTIINLSSVSGLEGSGGRVVYCASKGAVRLLTYALADALGPQGVRVNAIHPGAIETAQARDDSGVLGQDDYLERVPLGRFGTPGDVADAALYLASDLSSYVNGESLVVDGGRFTSG, from the coding sequence ATGTATGGGAACACCGTGAATGCTCTGCTCGATGGCGACACTGCAGTCGTCACGGGAGCGGCGAGTGGTATCGGCCGAGCGACCGCACTCCGGTTCGCAGAACACGGCGCAGCGGTGGTGGTCGCGGACGTTCGAGAGCGCCCGCGGGAGGGCGGCACCACGACCGTCGATCGCATCCGGGCGGCGACCGACGCCGAGGCGGCGTTCGTCGAGTGCGACGTGACCGACCGGTCGGCGGTGGAGCGGGCCGTCGAGGCGGCCGAGGCGTTCGGCGGCGTCGACATCATGGTCAACAACGCCGGCGTGCTCGTCCAGCAACCGTTCCTCGAGACGGACGAGGCGACCTTCGACCGGATGATGGGCGTCAACGTCAAGGGGACCTTCTTCGGTGCCCAGGTCGCCGCCGCCCGGATGGTCGAGCGGGACGGCGGTACGATCATCAACCTCTCCAGCGTCTCCGGGCTGGAGGGTTCGGGCGGTCGCGTGGTCTACTGTGCCTCCAAGGGCGCCGTCCGCCTCCTGACGTACGCGCTGGCCGACGCCCTCGGCCCACAGGGAGTGCGGGTGAACGCCATCCACCCGGGCGCCATCGAGACCGCGCAGGCCCGGGACGACTCGGGTGTACTCGGACAGGACGACTACCTCGAGCGCGTCCCGCTGGGGCGGTTCGGGACGCCCGGCGACGTGGCCGATGCGGCGCTCTACCTCGCGAGCGACCTCTCCAGCTACGTCAACGGCGAGTCGCTGGTCGTCGACGGCGGTCGGTTCACGTCGGGCTAG
- a CDS encoding cupin domain-containing protein has product MEIRRGTEARAEEVVPDVHNTKLAEGERMNVLQFEIGPGGSVPRHDHPHEQVGYIVQGRPTFVTDDGEVTLEPGDSYAIPGDEPHALENRTDERVLGVDVFSPPREFAPFAED; this is encoded by the coding sequence ATGGAGATCCGTCGCGGTACAGAGGCACGTGCGGAGGAGGTCGTCCCGGACGTCCACAACACGAAGCTGGCCGAGGGCGAGCGGATGAACGTCCTGCAGTTCGAGATCGGGCCCGGTGGCTCGGTCCCGCGCCACGACCACCCTCACGAGCAGGTCGGGTACATCGTGCAGGGCCGCCCGACGTTCGTGACCGACGACGGCGAGGTGACGCTGGAACCCGGCGACAGCTACGCGATCCCGGGTGACGAGCCCCACGCCCTAGAGAACCGGACGGACGAGCGGGTCCTCGGGGTCGACGTGTTCAGCCCGCCACGCGAGTTCGCACCGTTCGCCGAGGACTGA
- a CDS encoding ABC transporter permease: MVDQNAVRGGLKYAIYRTPLAVMFLGFYVPLLSLVVFSFWERSGLWMEPAFTLAAYETLFSTNIGQLGQSLTMGLTTGLVALVLAFPVAYLVSFISTDFQRMVFLSIFAVPFFVSPFVRILLLVPILGADGVVNTALLTVGLIDEPLGFLLFTNFSVLIGTLVSFMPFVIFTGWLSMEMIDDEMKQAAEDLGARPLTTIRTVIGPLALPGILVGVLFVIAASMGEAIFPRVLGGTDAVSIGLMTQRAFSQLNVPFAAATTVVALSLYVVGLVVITRYVSLDELFTAFQEEED; encoded by the coding sequence ATGGTCGACCAGAACGCGGTGCGCGGCGGGCTGAAGTACGCCATCTACCGGACCCCACTGGCAGTCATGTTCCTGGGGTTCTACGTCCCGCTGCTCTCGCTGGTCGTCTTCAGTTTCTGGGAGCGCTCCGGGCTGTGGATGGAGCCGGCGTTCACGCTCGCGGCCTACGAGACGCTGTTCAGCACGAACATCGGCCAGCTGGGCCAGTCGCTCACGATGGGACTCACGACCGGGCTCGTCGCGCTGGTGCTCGCGTTCCCGGTCGCCTACCTCGTGAGCTTCATCTCCACGGACTTCCAGCGGATGGTGTTCCTCTCCATCTTCGCGGTCCCGTTCTTCGTCAGTCCGTTCGTCCGCATCCTGCTGCTGGTGCCGATTCTCGGCGCCGACGGCGTGGTCAACACGGCGCTGCTCACGGTCGGCCTCATCGACGAGCCGCTGGGCTTCCTGCTGTTCACCAACTTCTCCGTCCTGATCGGGACCCTCGTCTCGTTCATGCCGTTCGTCATCTTCACGGGCTGGCTCTCGATGGAGATGATCGACGACGAGATGAAGCAGGCCGCCGAGGACCTCGGCGCCCGGCCGCTGACGACCATCCGGACGGTCATCGGCCCGCTGGCGCTCCCGGGCATCCTGGTCGGCGTGCTGTTCGTCATCGCGGCGTCGATGGGTGAGGCCATCTTCCCACGCGTTCTGGGCGGGACCGACGCGGTCTCCATCGGGCTCATGACACAGCGGGCGTTCTCGCAGCTGAACGTCCCCTTCGCGGCCGCGACGACCGTCGTCGCGCTGTCGCTGTACGTCGTCGGGCTCGTGGTCATCACGCGGTACGTGAGCCTGGACGAACTGTTCACCGCCTTCCAGGAGGAGGAGGACTGA
- a CDS encoding ABC transporter ATP-binding protein yields the protein MLDVTDLTKRYGDVLAVDDVTLTVEEGEFFSIVGPSGSGKSTLLRCIGGLERPQEGSIALDDVNVTDQRAYERDTSTVFQNLALFPHMTVAENISYGMKRQGVEKAERASRTEEYLDLVDLSGYGDRDTDQLSGGEQQRVALARSLAVRPKLLLLDEPLASLDQQLRVQLQNELYEVQRELDQTAVYVTHDQNVALSISDRVAVMNEGNLEQVGEPYELYENPATEFVARFIGDSSHFEGTVNSVENGHVSFELPESGDVVTGRSMDSISEGARVRGVVKLEDFDLEHPESHPNQLRGTVDRVAYRGQTTKLLLDVEGGGLVEVITSDLHTYTVGETITVGWPPEACSTFEVEA from the coding sequence ATGCTGGACGTAACAGACCTCACGAAACGCTACGGCGATGTCCTCGCGGTGGACGACGTCACGCTCACCGTCGAGGAGGGCGAGTTCTTCTCCATCGTCGGGCCGAGCGGCTCCGGGAAGTCGACGCTTCTCCGCTGCATCGGCGGCCTCGAGCGGCCCCAGGAGGGGAGCATCGCACTCGACGACGTGAACGTGACCGACCAGAGGGCGTACGAGCGCGACACCTCGACCGTCTTCCAGAACCTCGCGCTGTTCCCCCACATGACCGTGGCGGAGAACATCTCGTACGGGATGAAGCGCCAGGGCGTCGAGAAGGCCGAGCGCGCCAGCCGCACCGAGGAGTACCTCGACCTGGTCGACCTGTCGGGCTACGGTGACCGCGACACGGACCAGCTCTCCGGCGGCGAGCAACAGCGCGTGGCGCTAGCCCGCTCGCTTGCGGTCCGGCCCAAGCTGCTGTTGCTGGACGAGCCGCTCGCCTCCCTGGACCAGCAGCTCCGCGTCCAGCTCCAGAACGAGCTGTACGAGGTCCAGCGCGAGCTCGACCAGACGGCGGTCTACGTCACGCACGACCAGAACGTCGCGCTCTCGATCTCCGACCGGGTCGCGGTGATGAACGAGGGGAACCTCGAACAGGTCGGCGAGCCGTACGAGCTGTACGAGAACCCGGCGACCGAGTTCGTGGCCCGCTTCATCGGCGACTCCTCGCACTTCGAGGGAACGGTCAATAGCGTCGAGAACGGCCACGTCTCGTTCGAGCTCCCGGAGAGCGGCGACGTGGTCACCGGGCGGTCGATGGATTCCATCTCCGAGGGCGCCCGGGTCCGCGGCGTCGTCAAGCTCGAGGACTTCGACCTGGAGCACCCGGAATCCCACCCCAACCAGCTCCGCGGCACGGTCGACCGGGTCGCGTACCGCGGCCAGACCACCAAGTTGCTGCTCGATGTCGAGGGCGGTGGGCTGGTCGAGGTCATCACCTCCGACCTGCACACCTACACGGTCGGCGAGACCATCACGGTCGGCTGGCCGCCGGAGGCCTGTTCCACGTTCGAGGTCGAAGCCTGA
- a CDS encoding cyclase family protein: MQIRDLSIPVDEDTIVPPGLPSFRQGGVVRNDESEGYESDYITSTIHVGTHMDAPLHFDPDGIPAGDIELEELIRPTKRADVRDVTEPEREITLDEVRDALPAPIEEGDYLFIHTGWADEHIYDKSYYLESPYYAPEISEFVVESGARGLITDTAIDSGERGYPNHFTLCENGCVIVENVADLEGLPEEFTTWVVPIKLARGEGAPARVFLVEEGP, translated from the coding sequence ATGCAGATCAGAGACCTGAGTATCCCCGTCGACGAGGACACCATCGTCCCGCCGGGGTTACCGAGCTTCCGCCAGGGCGGCGTCGTCCGGAACGACGAGTCCGAGGGCTACGAGAGCGACTACATCACCTCGACCATCCACGTCGGGACCCACATGGACGCGCCGCTCCACTTCGACCCCGACGGCATCCCCGCCGGTGACATCGAACTCGAGGAGCTCATCCGGCCGACCAAGCGCGCGGACGTCCGGGACGTGACCGAACCGGAACGGGAGATCACACTGGACGAGGTGCGCGACGCGCTCCCGGCGCCCATCGAGGAGGGGGACTACCTCTTCATCCACACCGGCTGGGCGGACGAGCACATCTACGACAAGTCCTACTATCTAGAGAGTCCCTACTACGCGCCGGAGATCTCCGAGTTCGTCGTCGAGTCAGGCGCCCGTGGACTCATCACCGACACCGCCATCGACTCCGGCGAGCGGGGGTACCCCAACCACTTCACGCTCTGCGAGAACGGGTGCGTCATCGTCGAGAACGTGGCCGACCTGGAGGGGCTCCCCGAGGAGTTCACCACCTGGGTCGTCCCGATCAAACTCGCTCGCGGCGAGGGCGCGCCGGCCCGCGTCTTCCTCGTCGAGGAGGGGCCGTAG
- a CDS encoding ABC transporter substrate-binding protein codes for MKESEKQQMYWRSMGRRKFLRYGTVAGAAALAGCTGDGGDGGGGDGGDGGDGGDGGGGGDGGGGGGSGTVTLNVAAPTIGFPAEDPIGKTFMEKYDVEMNLKSIPATPAELIQLFVAGDGEEQFDVVWDNGGGMEDLLGSRGALAEFDPSNIPNWDNRDAPFQDDGYLYDTMTYDGKLLGAPSARNADSIAYLKNEMDEPDSWGVVFDDQYQGQTAIIDDYANVPHWTALYLRENDRSDVHNADLLSNSQWSAINNIEGNQINNLNEAQLKAVVDYLIGQKDMGQFRTIWQSFGNVSNLLQNGEVVASYAYEPSVVALQSQGVEIGYPAMREGNFEWDDHWYMTSGAPGRGRDEGFYRIAEYSLTAEYGATMNDTRGFSTGVPVEDCMAYAEENWSEERVQANRDLFDKRQARFDANGEVHAWNNPNPDLLDTYLEEWNRFLNA; via the coding sequence ATGAAAGAATCAGAGAAGCAACAGATGTACTGGCGGTCGATGGGGCGGCGGAAGTTCCTGCGGTACGGTACCGTAGCCGGTGCAGCCGCGCTTGCGGGCTGTACCGGCGATGGCGGTGACGGCGGCGGCGGCGACGGTGGCGACGGCGGCGATGGTGGCGACGGTGGCGGTGGCGGTGACGGCGGTGGCGGCGGGGGTAGCGGGACCGTCACCCTCAACGTCGCGGCGCCGACGATCGGGTTCCCGGCGGAGGACCCCATCGGGAAGACGTTCATGGAGAAGTACGACGTCGAGATGAACCTGAAGTCCATCCCGGCGACGCCGGCGGAGCTGATCCAGCTGTTCGTGGCCGGTGACGGCGAGGAGCAGTTCGACGTCGTCTGGGACAACGGTGGCGGGATGGAGGACCTGCTCGGGAGCCGCGGTGCACTCGCCGAGTTCGATCCGTCGAACATCCCCAACTGGGACAACCGGGACGCGCCGTTCCAGGACGACGGCTACCTGTACGACACGATGACCTACGACGGGAAACTGCTCGGCGCCCCCAGTGCCAGGAACGCCGACAGCATCGCCTACCTCAAGAACGAGATGGACGAGCCCGACTCCTGGGGCGTGGTCTTCGACGACCAGTACCAGGGCCAGACCGCCATCATCGACGACTACGCGAACGTCCCGCACTGGACGGCCCTCTACCTCCGCGAGAACGACCGGTCGGACGTCCACAACGCGGACCTGCTCTCGAACAGCCAGTGGAGCGCCATCAACAACATCGAGGGCAACCAGATCAACAACCTGAACGAGGCCCAGCTGAAGGCCGTCGTCGACTACCTCATCGGGCAGAAGGACATGGGGCAGTTCCGGACCATCTGGCAGTCGTTCGGCAACGTCTCGAACCTGCTCCAGAACGGCGAGGTCGTCGCCTCGTACGCCTACGAGCCGTCCGTCGTGGCACTCCAGTCACAGGGTGTCGAGATCGGCTACCCCGCGATGCGCGAGGGCAACTTCGAGTGGGACGACCACTGGTACATGACCTCGGGTGCGCCCGGACGCGGCCGGGACGAGGGGTTCTACCGCATCGCAGAGTACAGTCTCACGGCGGAGTACGGGGCGACGATGAACGACACCCGCGGGTTCTCGACCGGTGTCCCGGTCGAGGACTGTATGGCGTACGCCGAGGAGAACTGGTCGGAGGAGCGGGTCCAGGCGAACCGCGACCTGTTCGACAAGCGCCAGGCCCGGTTCGACGCCAACGGCGAGGTCCACGCCTGGAACAACCCGAACCCGGACCTCCTCGACACGTACCTCGAGGAGTGGAACCGGTTCCTGAACGCCTGA
- a CDS encoding MFS transporter produces MTTDRHAADRGARDWWPERNTVLALCVLAFFSTMVARLVVSPVVPAVRGEFGVTDGAVGLALTGMWIAYALTHYPSGILGDRFGERRVVLGAVGLTAVGGVVLAAAPTFPVFGLVAVVLGAAAGLYYPSGASLLSKRFTNVGQAMGFHIAGASLAGLVTPVAVSLVAARSGWRVAMLLAPAIAVPVWLLFAWRVRPAPSGDGNDADGEPDGTADADADGTANEAEQRADGESDTGSASSRGSLRGVVGTLTRPVMAYTVVLASIQTFVFSSTLSFLPTFFRSYHETGTVRASLLFSLFFVTMGVAQPTVGRVSDRIGRDVTAALAFGVAAVGYGVLVAGGPTGLLAGGVVLAGLGLSSVVPLESKFMDNIARGDRGTDFGTVRMTYVLLGASGSAVTGNVADAFGWGAAAGLFVVVLGAAAVAIALNRLGPGL; encoded by the coding sequence GTGACGACCGACCGTCACGCCGCCGACCGCGGAGCGCGGGACTGGTGGCCCGAGCGGAACACCGTCCTCGCGCTCTGTGTCCTCGCGTTCTTCAGCACGATGGTCGCGCGGCTGGTCGTCAGCCCGGTCGTCCCCGCGGTCAGGGGCGAGTTCGGCGTCACCGACGGCGCCGTCGGTCTCGCGCTGACGGGGATGTGGATCGCCTACGCGCTCACCCACTACCCCAGCGGCATCCTCGGCGACCGGTTCGGCGAGCGCCGGGTCGTTCTCGGAGCGGTCGGGCTCACCGCCGTCGGCGGGGTCGTCCTCGCGGCCGCACCCACGTTCCCGGTCTTCGGCCTGGTCGCCGTGGTGCTGGGGGCCGCCGCCGGCCTCTACTACCCGTCGGGCGCGAGCCTCCTCTCGAAGCGGTTCACCAACGTCGGCCAGGCCATGGGATTCCACATCGCCGGGGCCTCGCTGGCCGGACTGGTCACGCCGGTCGCCGTCAGCCTCGTCGCGGCCAGGTCCGGCTGGCGGGTCGCCATGTTGCTCGCCCCGGCCATCGCGGTCCCCGTCTGGCTCCTCTTCGCGTGGCGGGTCCGCCCGGCGCCGAGCGGGGATGGCAACGACGCGGACGGGGAGCCCGACGGAACCGCGGACGCAGACGCCGACGGAACCGCGAACGAGGCCGAGCAGCGAGCGGACGGGGAATCCGACACGGGAAGTGCCAGCTCGCGGGGGAGCCTCCGTGGGGTCGTCGGGACGCTCACCCGCCCCGTGATGGCGTACACGGTCGTACTCGCGTCCATCCAGACGTTCGTCTTCTCGTCGACGCTGTCGTTCCTCCCCACGTTCTTCAGGAGCTACCACGAGACCGGGACCGTCCGGGCCAGCCTGCTGTTCTCCCTGTTCTTCGTCACGATGGGGGTCGCCCAGCCGACCGTCGGGCGGGTCTCGGACCGGATCGGCCGGGACGTGACCGCCGCGCTGGCGTTCGGGGTGGCGGCCGTCGGCTACGGGGTCCTCGTGGCGGGCGGCCCGACGGGGCTCCTGGCGGGCGGGGTCGTGCTCGCCGGGCTCGGGCTGAGCAGCGTCGTCCCGCTCGAGTCGAAGTTCATGGACAACATCGCCCGCGGTGACCGCGGGACGGACTTCGGGACCGTCCGGATGACGTACGTCCTGCTGGGTGCGAGCGGCAGTGCCGTGACGGGGAACGTCGCGGACGCGTTCGGGTGGGGGGCGGCGGCCGGCCTGTTCGTCGTTGTGCTCGGTGCCGCCGCGGTGGCCATCGCGCTCAACCGGCTCGGCCCGGGGCTCTGA
- a CDS encoding ABC transporter permease, whose product MATKSEADAETGGGLLSFDIPGVWRTRLLYAYLAVVFAAVLAPVVYTIPAAAGANLGALTQELYVHSIVNSFQLGLTVAVIATVLTTVAARFYRYVRYKNAYILFMTLPLFVPGDTHAISVAVFAREVGITLSFWTVAAAHVFYVFPFAFLMVLATMAGLPQNIVAAAEDLGANEFRAFWDVELPMVMDGVISGFLVSFLLSLNEAPRASVLGGQFETISGVILSIYGAVGLDPTLYALNVFMVAFALVIISVILVLVIIRN is encoded by the coding sequence ATGGCGACGAAATCCGAGGCCGACGCCGAGACCGGCGGCGGGCTGCTCTCGTTCGACATCCCGGGGGTCTGGCGGACCCGGCTGCTGTACGCCTACCTCGCGGTCGTCTTCGCGGCGGTCCTGGCGCCGGTCGTCTACACGATCCCGGCGGCCGCCGGGGCCAACCTGGGTGCGCTCACGCAGGAGCTGTACGTCCACTCCATCGTGAACTCCTTCCAGCTCGGGCTGACCGTGGCGGTCATCGCGACGGTCCTGACCACCGTCGCGGCCCGGTTCTACCGGTACGTCAGGTACAAGAACGCGTACATCCTGTTCATGACGCTCCCGCTGTTCGTCCCCGGGGACACGCACGCCATCTCCGTGGCGGTGTTCGCCCGCGAGGTCGGCATCACCCTGTCGTTCTGGACGGTCGCGGCAGCGCACGTCTTCTACGTCTTCCCGTTCGCGTTCCTGATGGTGCTGGCCACGATGGCCGGCCTGCCACAGAACATCGTCGCCGCGGCCGAGGACCTCGGCGCGAACGAGTTCCGGGCGTTCTGGGACGTCGAACTCCCGATGGTGATGGACGGCGTCATCTCCGGGTTCCTCGTCTCGTTCCTGCTCTCGCTCAACGAGGCCCCCCGCGCGAGCGTCCTCGGGGGACAGTTCGAGACCATCTCCGGCGTCATCCTCTCCATCTACGGGGCCGTCGGGCTCGACCCGACGCTGTACGCGCTGAACGTGTTCATGGTCGCGTTCGCGCTGGTCATCATCTCCGTCATCCTGGTGCTGGTCATCATTCGGAACTGA
- a CDS encoding VOC family protein gives MDLELSTIDHIGAPTWDAATAATFFERLGVPIVHEETVTEFNIHAVFLDFDGVFLEFLEPTGEGPAKTFLERHGPGFQHLAYRVPDIDAAMAALGGEGVRFQTEDPVTGVGDSRVVFVEEADTAGFQTELVERTAPVGGKE, from the coding sequence ATGGACCTCGAACTGTCCACCATCGACCACATCGGCGCTCCCACCTGGGACGCCGCCACCGCGGCAACGTTCTTCGAGCGGCTCGGCGTCCCAATCGTCCACGAGGAGACGGTGACCGAGTTCAACATCCACGCCGTCTTCCTCGACTTCGACGGCGTCTTCCTGGAGTTCCTGGAGCCGACGGGCGAGGGGCCGGCGAAGACGTTCCTCGAGCGGCACGGCCCCGGGTTCCAGCATCTCGCCTACCGCGTCCCCGATATCGACGCTGCCATGGCCGCCCTCGGGGGCGAGGGCGTCCGGTTCCAGACCGAGGACCCCGTGACCGGTGTCGGTGACTCCCGGGTCGTCTTCGTCGAGGAGGCCGATACGGCGGGGTTCCAGACGGAACTCGTCGAGCGGACGGCACCGGTCGGCGGGAAAGAGTGA